One genomic segment of Synechocystis sp. LKSZ1 includes these proteins:
- the speA gene encoding biosynthetic arginine decarboxylase — MGLESLLDEKKEGKKLKKLAANWSIEESENLYRISGWGDPYFAINAAGHITVSPHGDRGGSLDLLELVESLRKRKLGMPLLIRFSDILADRLERLNSCFAKAIARYKYPGTYQGVYPIKCNQQRHLVEALVNYGKPYQFGLEAGSKPELMIALATLPPQLDRNEKASRSLIICNGYKDREYLETALLAKRLGHRAIIVIDQPRELDWILHISQQLGIKPLLGIRAKLSTKGEGQDRTAVGDRAKFGLTVPEILAVVNRLEAVDRLDCLKLLHFHVGSQISNITVIKEAMREASQIYVQLAKLGAKMRYLNVGGGLAVDYDGSNTNFPASKNYNMQNYANDIVAAIQEACEQANVNAPTLISESGRAIAAHQSVLVFDVLGTNHIRHTPPEALGKKDHTIVQNLWEAYQGINPSNYQEAYHDAVQLKEEAISLFNFGYLSLTERAKVEQLYWACCRKILNITRNQDFVPEDVQDLEKLMASIYYVNLSVFQSAPESWSLNQLFPIMPIHRLNEEPRQRAILADLTCDSDGKIDRFIDLRDVKSCLELHDFRIPETHAKTPKTEEIEPYYLGMFLVGAYQEIMGNLHNLFGDINVVHIAMTPHGYQIESVVKGDTMNEVLSYVQYDAEDLLERMRRYSEKALADDHITLEESQRLLQDYEQSLRRYTYLVDDGL, encoded by the coding sequence ATGGGGTTAGAGTCTCTGCTGGATGAGAAAAAAGAAGGCAAAAAATTAAAAAAACTAGCGGCCAACTGGTCTATTGAAGAGAGTGAAAACTTGTACCGCATTTCCGGCTGGGGAGACCCCTACTTTGCCATCAATGCCGCCGGCCACATCACCGTTTCTCCCCATGGCGACCGGGGCGGTTCCCTCGACCTGCTGGAGTTGGTAGAATCCCTGCGCAAGCGGAAATTAGGTATGCCCTTGTTGATTCGCTTTTCGGATATTCTGGCCGACCGCCTAGAACGCTTAAACAGTTGCTTTGCCAAGGCCATTGCCCGTTATAAATATCCCGGTACGTACCAAGGCGTTTACCCAATCAAGTGCAACCAACAACGCCACCTGGTCGAGGCCCTGGTAAATTACGGCAAACCTTACCAATTTGGTCTAGAGGCCGGTTCTAAGCCGGAGTTAATGATTGCCCTGGCCACCCTGCCCCCCCAACTCGACCGTAACGAAAAGGCCTCCCGTAGTCTAATTATTTGCAATGGTTATAAAGACCGGGAGTACCTGGAAACGGCCCTTCTGGCCAAGCGTTTGGGGCACCGAGCCATTATTGTCATCGACCAACCACGAGAACTGGACTGGATTCTACACATTAGTCAACAATTGGGCATTAAACCCCTGTTGGGCATCCGGGCCAAACTCAGTACCAAAGGCGAGGGCCAGGATCGGACAGCCGTCGGTGACCGGGCTAAATTTGGCCTAACTGTACCGGAAATTTTAGCCGTGGTGAATCGCCTAGAGGCCGTTGATCGTCTGGATTGCCTCAAGTTACTGCATTTCCACGTGGGCTCCCAGATTTCCAACATCACTGTGATCAAGGAGGCCATGCGGGAGGCCAGTCAAATCTATGTGCAACTGGCCAAGCTAGGGGCCAAAATGCGTTACCTCAACGTCGGCGGGGGCCTAGCGGTAGACTACGACGGCTCCAATACCAATTTTCCAGCCTCGAAAAACTACAACATGCAGAACTACGCCAACGACATTGTGGCGGCCATTCAAGAGGCCTGCGAGCAAGCCAATGTCAATGCCCCGACTCTGATCAGTGAAAGCGGCCGGGCCATTGCGGCCCATCAATCGGTGTTGGTGTTTGATGTCCTTGGCACTAACCACATCCGCCACACCCCGCCAGAGGCCCTGGGCAAAAAAGACCATACCATTGTGCAAAACCTATGGGAGGCCTACCAAGGCATTAATCCCAGCAACTACCAAGAGGCCTACCACGATGCCGTGCAACTCAAGGAAGAAGCCATTAGCCTGTTTAATTTTGGCTATTTAAGCCTGACGGAACGGGCCAAGGTCGAGCAATTATATTGGGCTTGTTGTCGCAAAATCCTTAACATCACCCGCAACCAGGACTTTGTACCGGAGGATGTGCAAGACCTGGAAAAACTAATGGCCTCGATCTACTACGTCAATCTTTCGGTGTTTCAGTCTGCTCCGGAATCCTGGTCTTTGAACCAACTTTTTCCGATTATGCCCATTCACCGCCTCAATGAAGAACCCCGACAACGGGCCATTTTGGCGGATTTAACCTGTGACAGCGACGGTAAAATTGATCGTTTTATTGATTTGCGGGATGTCAAATCCTGTCTGGAATTACATGATTTCCGCATTCCTGAAACCCATGCCAAGACCCCCAAAACCGAGGAGATTGAGCCTTATTACTTAGGGATGTTTCTAGTGGGAGCCTACCAGGAAATTATGGGCAATCTCCATAACCTCTTTGGTGATATTAACGTCGTGCACATTGCCATGACCCCCCACGGCTATCAGATCGAATCGGTGGTTAAGGGCGACACCATGAACGAGGTACTGAGTTATGTGCAGTACGATGCCGAAGACCTACTGGAACGCATGCGACGCTACAGCGAAAAGGCCCTGGCCGATGACCACATCACCCTCGAAGAATCCCAACGTCTGCTCCAGGACTACGAGCAGAGTCTGCGGCGTTATACCTATCTGGTGGATGACGGCCTATAG
- a CDS encoding M23 family metallopeptidase: MFWQSLRLGATESGLGGPQRGVIPGFICLILGTGLSLSGTLASKAQYAPLANRSYNPWQYASFPVENFQTYTSGFGYRTSPTNGTRQFHYGLDLAAPLGSYIRNWWAGRIVELSDHTACGTMIRVQSGEWQHIYCHLMGRVEVYQGQRVLLDQEGGIILQEGQDLPVGARIGRVGMTGRTTGPHLHWGLKHNGEYIDPARVLQAMYLPAAL; the protein is encoded by the coding sequence GCCTGGGTGGCCCCCAACGTGGCGTTATCCCTGGCTTTATCTGTTTAATCCTTGGGACGGGTCTGAGTCTGAGCGGTACCCTGGCATCGAAGGCCCAGTACGCGCCCCTTGCCAATCGTTCCTACAATCCCTGGCAGTACGCTTCCTTTCCCGTCGAAAATTTTCAAACCTATACCTCTGGGTTTGGCTACCGCACTTCTCCTACTAATGGCACCCGTCAATTTCACTACGGCCTCGACCTGGCGGCTCCCTTGGGGAGCTATATTCGCAATTGGTGGGCCGGGCGCATTGTGGAACTGTCGGATCATACGGCCTGTGGCACCATGATTCGTGTCCAGTCCGGTGAGTGGCAACATATTTACTGCCATCTGATGGGCCGGGTGGAGGTTTACCAGGGCCAGCGAGTTTTGTTGGATCAAGAAGGCGGCATTATCCTTCAGGAGGGCCAGGATTTACCCGTCGGTGCTCGCATTGGCCGGGTGGGGATGACCGGCCGCACAACGGGGCCCCATCTCCACTGGGGGTTAAAGCATAATGGCGAGTACATTGACCCAGCGCGAGTCCTCCAGGCCATGTACCTGCCCGCGGCCCTATAG